TTTTTCACCCTCAGATCCATTATTACCGTTTTCACCCTTTCCATCCCCAGTACCATCTCCTTCACCTTTGCCTTCTCCCTTACCCTTTCCTTCACCTTTGGAACCCTTTTCACCTTTCTCCATTCCCTCTTTCATTTGTTCACTTAAACTCTCTTGCTTTTTGATGATGTCGGGTAATTGAAATCCCTGCCCACTTCCAGCACCGGGGCTCGGCATGCCCTTTCCAGAACCGGAACCCATGGCCATAGATAATTGCATTTGCATATTGCTTAAAATATCACTTAACAAAACCGCCAAATCATTGGCGCCAGTAATTGTATATTGCTGATTACCAATACCTTGTCGCGTTTGATTTTGTGCAAGCCTGTCTAAAGATTTATCTATATTATACTGTATTTCAGTCAACGACGAATTTATTTGGGTTCCAAGCAGCGGCTGTCGTAGCGACAGTGAAAACAAACTGTCGTCTATATGTTCAAAATTAGTTTTAAGATCGTTTTGGATATTTAACTTTTTACCAAAAATTGGGTTACCGTAATCAATCTTTTTAAATACTTCCATCAAATCTTCTTGCTGAAAAGAAAATACAACGAGATTATCCACAATTTGTCGCAGCATTTTTACATCTTCATCTATAGATTCCATTTGGCCGGATTTCATTTGCATTTGCATAGATTTGCCCATCTGTTTCATTTTTTGTCCAGCCTTTTTTTGATTCTTTCCGGCTTCGGTGGGATTCTTTTCCTTTAATTTTTCGGTGGCCTTTTTTTGCTCCTCATCAACTTGTTGCTCTCCAACTTTATCTTTAGGAATATCTAAAGGCTTCTTTAAATCTTCATTTTCCTTTTGAAGCTCTTCCGCTTGCTTTTTATGTTCTTCGAACTTTTTGTTTAATTCCTCTTGCGCTTCTTTTGTATTTTCCTCGACAGGTTTTTCTGCAAGTTTTTCCTGTTCCTCTCCTATTTCATATAATTGTTCGGCCAGTTTCTCCGCTTTCTTTTCAACGTAATAGCGCTTAGTTAATTCAAGTAATTGATCTAGATTTTTTTCTTGATTTTTATTTTGTTTTGAGAGCTTTTCAAGTTTATCCGTTAACTCTTCTTTTTGAATTTTTTCAAGTACTTTTTCCAATTCTTCGAGCAATTTTTCATTCTCCTTTAATTGCTCTTCATTTTCATCCAATCGTTTTTCAAGTTCTTCTTTAAATGAATCTTTTTCTTCCTTTTCCGGCTGAAAATTTTGAAGCTCCTCTTTTAATTCCTTTGAAAAATTCTTCATCATTTCCTCTTGCTGCTTCTGACGTTTTAGGAAATTTTCAAGCTTCTTTTTGTCATTGTAATTAAGTTGATTTTTTTCCTTTTGAGTACGCGAAAGTTCCTCTAAGGTTTGTCGTTGGTCCTTAAATTCTTCTAAAGATTTATCCAACCCCTTTATAGCGTTTTGTTGATTTTGCAATTGTTCTTCCTCCAGCTCAGCCTTGGTAAGCTTTTTGAATGAGAAAACACCCGATTTTGAAGATTTGTAATGATGGATAGCATCGTTGTCAAAAACTTCAAAATAGTATTCGTAGGCTACTCCTTCTTCTAAGTTCAATGCTCCTGGAAATACAAAGGTAAATTGATCAAAATTTGTTGCTTTAAGCGGTAAAAGTTGCTTTTTAGCCTGCTTTTCTTCTCCAATGGGGTAATAGACCAATTGTAATTTTGTAAGTCCATAATCGTCTGAAATCTGACCTAAAAATAAAACTCGCTGGCTATTGGTGCTATCTTGTTTTGACTGCACATCTATTTCGGGAAATTGATCCTTTACAACATTTAAAGTAAAGGCGAGATTTTCATAATCCTTCAATTTTTCGTTGGAAGTGGTAATAGCATAATCTAATTTGTTGTAAATATTTTTTTCAATATTAAACTTCGCTCCGTTCGCCGAAAATGAAAAAGAAGTATCTGCTGTTTTTAACGTAACCATTTCTGTGTTCTTGGTAGCCACGTTCCATTTAACCTTTGTGCCTTCGGGAACAGTAGCATTTCCCGTACTTTTTAAAGTTTCATCTTTTTTTCCGGTATAATGAGGATAATCCAAAACCATTTCAAAATTAAGCAGCGACGGAGTTTTTACGACGTCTAAACTATAAGTGCGAGAATTCACCTTATTGGCCTTTAAATTGAAAAGAACCCTTTCCGAGGGTTGTTGAAAAGTGTATTCGAAAAAACCGGGGGCAGTCTGCTGCATATAATAGGTTTCGCCATTATAATTGATGCTAGCATTCTCTGGAATAGCTGTGCCTTGAGTGCGAATTTTTAAGTTGAATGGTTTGTTTTCAACCGCATTCAAGTTTTCGTTCAACACTATAAAAGCAAAAGGTGCGGGTGGCTCAAAAGCAGTGTCATAATGCACTACGCGTTTATAACTACTCGAAAAAATATCTGTTCCACCTAAAAGACTAAAAGCCAAAAACACAAAGATAGGGATGGCTGCGTATTTTAAATATTTGGCGTTTTTTTTAAAATTTACCGCGCTTTTAAAAGGAATAGGTTGTAGCTCAATAGCCTTTTGATCAATACTTGCAGCTAGCAATTCACTTTCACGTTGGTTCTGATTTAACTGAATTACATTGAGCAATTTATCGTTTACCTGCGGAAAATGGTTCCCAATTATTTTTGAGGCTACTTCGTAATCAATTCCTTTTTGGAGTTTAAAAAGTTTTGCTAGCGGGAAGGCAATAAAGCGAACAAACAATCCTATTTCAACAATTACAAATGCCCAAAACAGTATGCGTCTTCCAGTGGGATTGAGCCACAGAAAATACTCAACGAGCAACGTTATAAGCAAATACAGCAGGCCAATGGCAAAAAAAAGGATAGCTCCCTTTATAAGCTCATTGGTGTAGTATTTCTTAATAAATTCTTCCAGTTTTTGCTGGATGATATTAAAAGTGCTCATAGTTTTTGTGAAAACAGGAATTTCACCCGTAGTGTTTTACATCTGTACGTACCATTAAAAGGTTTAAAACCCTGAAATAAGAAGCTAAAAATACAATAATATTCTGGTCTTGCCACGTTGCAATAATCAATCCAAAAAAACACAAAACCCCGACGTGCAATGACTTTAAAAAACCCGAGCATAATTGTACCTTTGCAGCTTATAAAATTAATGTAATATTATGTCTCAAAAAGTTCGGGTGCGTTTTGCCCCAAGTCCAACTGGTCCCTTACATATTGGTGGTGTTCGTACTGCCCTATTCAACTATTTATTTGCGAAAAAGCACGGAGGCGATTTCCTTTTGCGAATTGAAGATACAGATCAAAATCGTTTTGTGGAAGGTGCCGAGACTTATATTATTGAAGCTTTAAATTGGTTGCAGATACCCTACGACGAAGGCCCCAGGAAAGAAGGAAACTACGGTCCATACAGACAAAGTGAACGCAAGAATATTTATAAAGAATACGCCGATACTTTGATAAATTCTGGCAATGCGTATTACGCTTTTGATACTCCCGAAGAACTTGACGCACACCGTAAAGATCATGAAGCTAATGGAAAAACCTTCATTTACAATTGGCATAACCGTTTAAAGCTAAAAAATTCACTCACTTTTTCTGCGGAAGAAACACAACAAAAAATAGCAAATGGCGACGAATTTGTAATTCGGTTTAAATCGCCTGAGGATGAAACGCTCTATTTAAACGATCTTATTCGTGGCGGCATGCAAGTAGAAACCAATGTGCTGGACGATAAAGTTTTGTTTAAAAGCGACGGTATGCCAACCTATCATTTAGCCAACATTGTGGACGACCATTTAATGAAAATTACCCACGTAATCCGAGGCGAAGAGTGGTTACCGTCATTGGCACTGCACGTTTTGTTATACCGCGCTTTTGGTTGGAATGCCCCGCAATTTGCGCATTTGCCGCTGATTTTAAAACCAACTGGCAACGGAAAACTCAGCAAACGCGATGGCGATAAAATGGGTTTCCCTGTATTTCCTTTGGAATGGAAAACTGCAGAAGGCGATTTATTTTCCGGCTATCGCGAAGGTGGTTATCTGCCAGAAGCCGTTGTAAATATGTTAGCCTTTTTAGGCTGGAATCCAGGAACCGAGCAAGAAATTTTTAATTTAAACGAATTGGTTTCTGCCTTTGAACTGGAACGTGTGCATAAAGCCGGTGCCAAGTTTGATCCCGAAAAAACCAAATGGTTTCAGCATCAATACCTTCAAATGGTTGATGATTCAGTATTGGCAAATGAATTTGAAAAATATTTAAACAAAGTATCATTACAAAGCAATGCTCTGTCTCAACCATCAACAGAAACATTGATAAAGATCGTCTCCCTTTTAAAAGAGCGTGCAACATTCGTAAGCGACCTTTGGGAACAGGGAAGTTTCTTTTTTGTTGCCCCCACAACATACGATGCAAAAGCCTCCGATAAAGCTTTTAAACCTGAAACTCCAGGTATATTAAAACAGGTAATTACAATCTTAGACACTACTGACGATTTTTCCGCAACAAATCTCTCCGAAAGTGTAAAAGGCTGGATTACTTCAGAAAATATTGGATTTGGAAAAGTGATGATGCCACTGCGTTTGGCGTTGGTGGGTGAAATGAAAGGCCCAGAAGTTTTCGATATAATTTCAATTTTAGGGAAAAAAGAAAGTATTTCCCGAATTGAAAAAGCAATTAATCATATTTCTTAAACTTCTTATTCAACTCTATTTAATGATAGGAATGCGCGTAATTACAGCTTGCTCGCTTAAATTCGCGCGCAGACACACACCAAATAATCTGTTAGCAAATACTTAGTTACCAAAAATATTAGACGCCTAAAATTGCTTTAATTTCGTATCTTCCACATTCAATAATTAAAAATTTAAAGAAATATGGGAGGGTTTATTTTAGTACCAATTTTAATAATAGGCTTGTTTATTCTATTTGCAAGTTTTTTTACCGTGAAACAACAAACGGCTGCAATAGTAGAAAGATTTGGAAAATTTCAGAGTATTCGGCATTCTGGATTACAATTAAAAATACCTTTAATAGATCGAATTGCCGGACGCATTAATTTAAAAATTCAGCAATTAGATGTTATCGTTGAAACAAAAACGAAGGACGATGTTTTTGTACGGTTAAAGATTTCGGTACAGTTTCAGGTGTTGGAACAAAAGGTGTACGATGCATTTTACAAGTTGGAAAATCCACACGACCAAATTACATCCTACGTTTTTGATGTGGTGCGAGCAGAAGTTCCAAAAATGAAACTGGATGACGTTTTTGAGAGAAAAGACGATGTTGCAATTGCCGTAAAAGCCGAATTAAACGAAGCCATGAGCACATATGGTTACGATATAATTAAAACCCTTGTTACTGATATTGATCCGGATATACAAGTAAAAGCTGCAATGAACCGTATTAACGCGGCAGAACGAGAAAAAGTTGCCGCTGAATTTGAAGCAGAAGCCGAACGTATTAAGATTGTTGCAAAAGCTCGTGCAGAAGCGGAAAGTAAACGTTTACAGGGTCAAGGTATTGCAGATCAACGCCGCGAAATTGCACGTGGTTTAGAAGAAAGTGTAGATGTATTAAACAATGTAGGTATTAATTCGCAGGAAGCTTCGGCATTGATTGTAGTTACTCAACATTACGATACCCTACAATCTATTGGTGAAGAAACCAATACAAACCTTATTTTACTGCCAAATTCTCCACAAGCAGGTAGCGAAATGTTGAATAATATGATTGCCTCCTTTGTAGCAAGCAACCAGATAGGTGAAGAAATGAAGAAAAAAAACTTGGAAAAAGGAATTGTAATGAAAAAACGGCCTAAAAGACAAACCCCGCCACGACCCGAAGAAGGGGAAGATTTAAATTATTAACTAGCAAAACGTGTAAAACAAGAGCGTTCTTTAAAATTTTAAAGGACGCTCTTGTTTTATAATAATATTTAAATATTAATCGTTGTATTCTTTCTTTTTCACCGGTTTTATACCAATTAATTTATCCACCACTTTTAAAACAAATGCTCGCTTTATTATGGCTCCAAATGTATTTGCAATTAGGTTTATTGGCGAAAATGTTTCGCTTATTGTTTCCCTACTTTGGGTTAAACCGAGCTTAACTTCTTCTAAATCTATTTGTGATTTTAGACGAAGGTATTTTAAATCTCTATCTATTTCTTCAAAAGTAGTGTATCGCTTCATTCGTTTTAATTTGAAAAATTTTCGCTCCTAGCCTGCTCTTCCTGTAGAGTTTCTTGATAATTTGTCAATTCGTTTTCGGCTGCTTTTCTAGGTTCCAATTCGTCTTCGTCATATAATAAACTGGAGAATTTATGAAGCAAATTGCGCTCAATTATTTTCCTGCCATAAATAAACATGAAAATAAGGATTATTCCGTAAAATGCGCCAATTAATAGAAAACCTACATAATGATGTTCAAAGAAAGTTCCCAGCCAAAAAGCCGCCCCGATAGAAATAAAAAGCATCACAAAAAGTGATAAACTACCGTAAACGAGCAAATTTACCAATGCGATGGCGCCCTTCATAGTAGATTTAAACAGGCGAAGTTTATAGTACTCCGCCGTGCTTACGCTGTAATCCTCTATTCTGTCGGCTACCTGATTTAGACTTTCCTTAAGGCTACTAAATGCCATATTATGATGTTGCTTTTTTGGCTTTTGCTTTCGTTTTATCGATGGTAGCATCCATCTGTAATTTTGCATTTTGCTTTCTCAATGCCTCCAATTTATCTTCCATAGCTAACAAAATATCGTCTGCTTTATAGCTTGCTGATGATAAAGTTTCGTTTAGTTTTTGCTCAAAACTTACTCTTGCTTTTTGTGCTCTTTCGGTTAGATTGCTAGTGGTTTCTTGATATTGTTGGTTTAATTGCTTTTGAGCCTTTTTGGCTTCTTTGCTTAATTTGTCTCTTGTTTTAGACCCTTTGTCCGGTGCATAAAGAATTCCTAAACCAGCTCCAATAGCTGCTCCAGTAATTAATGCAAGAAGTGTTTGACCTGTATTTGATGCCATTTTTTTGTGTTTTTATTAGTTAATATCCTCAAAGGTAAGTAACGGCCATTCAGCATATTGTTAACAACCGGTTAATAGTTAATTTTCAATACCTAAATTTATCACAAAAAGAAAAAATTATAGCCAAATCCTCTTAAAATAAGCCGGATTTTGCCGAAATAATGTTAATTATTCATTCAATTTTGCCCAAGAGTCGCGTAAGGGTACGGTCCGATTAAAAACTAACTTTTCTGAAGTAGAATCGCGATCTACCACAAAATATCCCAACCGTTGAAATTGAAATTTATCCTCACTTTTTGATTGCGCTACAGACGGTTCTGCATATCCAGTGATTGTTTGTAAGGAATCTGGGTTTATGAAACCCATAAAATCTTTTTCTTTGTCGGCATCGGGTGAAGGAACAGTAAAAAGGCGGTCGTACAGCCTAACTTCAACTGGCAATGCGTGTGGCTCAGAAACCCAATGTAACGTACCCTTTACCTTGCGTAGCGAGGCTTCAGATCCGCTGCCACTTTTACTGTCAGGATCATAGGTGCAATGTATTTCGGTAATGTTTCCATCGGCATCCTTTACAACGCTTTCGCCTTTTATAATATACGCGTTTTTTAATCGCACTTCTTTACCAATGGTTAAACGAAAAAATTTGCGGTTTGCTTCTTCTTTAAAATCCTCTCTTTCTATTAATAATTCTCTTGAAAAGGGCACTTCGCGAAACCCTGCACTTTCGTCTTCCTGATTATTTTCGGCCTCCAACATTTCGGTTTTACCCTCCGGATAGTTATCTATTATTAATTTTACGGGATCTAAAACCACCATTATTCGCGGTGCTTTTTTATTTAAATCTTCGCGAACATTGAATTCTAAATGCGAAACATCAATTAAATTTTCGCGCTTTCCTACGCCAATACTTTCTGCGAAATTTTTTATAGATTCTGGCGTGTATCCTCTTCGGCGCAATCCTGAAATTGTTGGCATACGCGGATCGTCCCAACCTGTAACCACACCACTGCTTACCAAATGAGCGAGTTTTCGTTTACTAACGAGTGTATGACTTAAATTTCTACGCGCAAATTCACGCTGTTTAGGGCGTAATTTCTTTGGATCGACTACTTGGTCCAGAAACCAGTCATAAAGCTCTCTATGGGGCAGAAATTCGAGTGTACAGAAAGAATGCGATACCTGTTCTATATAATCGCTCTCGCCATGTGTCCAGTCGTACATCGGGAAAATTCGCCAATCTGTGCCTGTACGATGATGATTTTTAAAAAGTGTTCGGTACATAACCGGATCGCGCATTAACATATTTGGCGATTCCATGTTTATTTTGGCTCTCAGCACGTGCTCACCTTCCTTGGTTTCGCCATTTTTCATTTTTTCGAACAACTCTAAATTCTCAGCAACTGAACGATTGCGGTACGGACTTGCTTTTCCCACCGTATTCGGGGTGCCTTTTTGTTCTGCGATTGCTTCGGAAGTTTGCGAATCTACATACGCCTTTCCGTCTTTTATAAGTGCAACCGCCCAATCGTACAACTGCTGAAAATAATCTGAAGCATAACATTCGGTTGCCCAGGTATAGCCCAACCACGAAATATCGTGCTTAATGGCATCTACAAATTCCTGTTCTTCCTTTGCCGGATTGGTATCGTCAAAACGAAGGTTAACCGGGGCGCTATAACGTTCGCCCAAACCAAAATTTAAGCAGATTGATGACGCGTGGCCAATGTGCAGATAACCATTGGGCTCTGGTGGAAAGCGGAAGCACAATTGTTCTTTTGTATATTCCTTGCTAAGATCATCTTCAATTATTTGCTCTATAAAATTTAGCGGTGTGGCTTCGTTTGTCATATTTTTATTGATTTAAAGACGAATACCGTCTTGTAAATAATGCTTTCAATTTAAGTGGTACAAAGGTAACCAAATAAATAAAAAAGTATCTTTGCGAAAACTAATTCCATGGGAACGATTCGTTTAAAAAACATAAAAATTTATGCCTTTCATGGGTGTTTAATTGAAGAAGGAAAAATAGGTTCAGATTATTTGGTAAATCTATCGGTAAAAGCCAATTTAAAAAATGCCTCGATTACTGATGAACTTCAGGATACCGTAGATTACGTACTATTGCAAAAAATAGTAAGAGATGAAATGGCAGTACGCGCCAAGCTTTTAGAACACGTGGCAAAACGTATAATAGATTCCATACTTTTAAAAATTGAAATGGTAAACCAAGTAAAAGTAACCGTCGCTAAAAAGAATCCGCCTATTGGCGGCGATGTTGCAGAAGTAAGTGTTACGATGAAAAGCAAAAGGTAATTTACTTTTTTAATGGCAATTTTACGTTTAATTTTTTTACATTTGCAGTCATTCTGAGAAAAAACCTCAAGAATTTCCCGCCTTGGCAGGAATTTGGTATCGTGGCCGAGTGGCTAGGCTCAGCTCTGCAAAAGCTGCTACAGCGGTTCGAATCCGCTCGATACCTCTAATAAAACCTCAACTTTTTGTTGGGGTTTTTTTATTACAAGTTTCAAAAACCATTGGGCGCCGGAAACGTATATTCAAGACAAACGTAATTTATACAGTTTTTAAATTATTTTTCCAGCTGGTTGGGGGCATTTTCCAAAGTACCATCAACAGGAGGAATGGAATGTTCAATAGGCCGCTGCTTATTAGGAATTCTATTTAATCCTGCTTCAACCCCTTTTGGAAAAATACCTTGAATGAGTAATAAAATTCCAAAACCTAGAATTAATATACTTACCCACTTTTTTGTTTTAAAAATAAAGCGTGGCGTCATTTTATTTTTAAGTCTTTTTGCTAAAACCATTTTTAAAATGTCTGTAATAAAAAAAGCAGCCAACACAGTTGAAACAAATAGAAAAACGCCATTGTCCGAAGTTGTTAAGGCATTCGCCATAATTAGCGTACCAATCCATCCCGCTAAAACGCCAAAGTTTACAAAGTTTAAGAGAAAGCCTTTTAAAAATAATCCACCGAGATTTTTTTTCACTTTTACAGCGTAGTGCTCTCTAACAATTTTAAAAACCGAACGATTGGTACGTATGTACGAAATTATGCCATAAGCAATTAAAATAGCACCTCCGAAAATAAGTAATCCCGGATCGTGCTTAACCTTTTCAAGAATTCTATTGGTACTGAAAAAAGCTATTAATATAAAGATAACGTCTGCAAAAATAGCTCCTAAATCAAAAAAAATAGCCGCTTTTATTCCTTTCGTAATAGCCGTTTCAATTAGCGTAAAAAAAACGGGGCCAACGGCAAATGCCAATAGAAATCCATAAAACGCAGCATAGAGTAAACCGTCAAACATAGTACTGTAAAAATACAAATTACTTTTACCCAATTACGGTAAAAAATTAATTATTACTTTTTACAATTTCAATTTTTCCGCCGGCACGCCTTTTCTTTTTTACATTTTTTGGGTTGCCATAAATTTTTATAGAACCTCCCGCAGTTACTTTGGCATCAATACTATCAGTTGTAAAAAGTGTGGCATAACCCCCTGCAGTAACGCTTACCACACTCTGGGAACAAATAAGATTTTCAGCATTGTAAACCCCTCCCGAATTTATAGTAACTTGTTGACGTTTAGCTGTTCCTTCGGCATCTATTATACCACCTGAAACAGATTTTACATTTAGATTTTCTGTTGAAATTTGTACCGCTATTTTGGCACCTTCCTGCACTCTAAGTTCTAATGAAGGGGCTTTTATTTCTTCTTCTGAAAATATAAACGAACCTTCGTTGGCATCCAAAATTGAAATATTTTTATAATAAACCACAACCTCGGTTGAATTTCCATCAAAGCGTTCTTCCAGCTCCATTCTAATTTTTAAAACTCCGTTATCGTTTATAAATTTTACATAATCGGCATTGGTTCCGCTAACAACTACTTCATTTTTAGAAGCTGAAATAAGTTTAACCGTAATAAGATCAAAAACTTTTACCTCGTTAAAATCGCCAACCTCCATAGTCTGTTGGGCAAATGAAACCACAGATACACAAAGTGTGAATAGAAAAATTAATTTTTTCATTAGTAGTAATTGGTTTTAATTAGACTCTAATTGATGTCCTAACATCGTAAAATCTAAATGCTTCTTAACCAGATCTGCATTTTTTACTTTTACATATACTTCATCGCCAAGTCTATAAATATTGTTGGTACGTTGGCCAATTACGGCAAATTCATCTCTGTCAAATTCGTAACGGTCGTCCTGTAAATCTTGCAATCGTACCATTCCTTCGCATTTATTCGAGATAATTTCAATATATATTCCCCATTCGGTAACACCCGAAATAACCCCTAAAAACGCTTCGTCTTTATGATCCTGCATATATTTTATCTGCATGTATTTTATGCTATCGCGCTCGGCATTGGTAGCAAGACTTTCCATATCGCTACTATGGCCACATTTTTCTTCGTATTCTTCTTCTTTTGCAGATTTTCCATTTTCTAAATAATGCTGCAATAAGCGATGAACCATAACATCGGGATACCTACGAATTGGCGAAGTAAAATGTGTATAATAATCAAATGCCAAGCCGTAATGCCCTATATTATGGGTAGTGTACATGGCTTTGCTCATACTCCGGATAGCCAAGGTATCTATTAAATTCTGTTCCTTTTTACCTTGAACATCCTTTAAAAGTTTATTCATTGAAGTGGCTGTAGAATGACGGTCCTTTGTGTTTAATTTATAACCAAAGCGTTTAATTATATTTTCTAAAGCCGCAATTTTTTCATCATCCGGTTCGTCGTGAACACGATAAACAAACGTTTTTTTAGGTTGTTGCTTGCCTATAAATTCTGCTACTCGCCTATTTGCCAACAGCATAAATTCCTCAATCATTTTGTTGGCATCTTTACTTTCTTTAAAATACACACCCTCTGGATTTCCTTTGTTATCGAGTATGAATTTTACTTCAACTTTGTCAAAAGAAATTGCGCCGGCTCGCATACGTTTTGTACGTAACTTTTTTGCCATGGCATCCATTTGTAAAATAGCCTGTGCTATTTCCGGTTTTACCGTATATTCCTTATCGGTAATTGAAATATTTGACGGTATTTTATGTATTTCCTCTTTTGGATTTTCTATTACATGTTGCGCTTCTTCATAAGCAAAACGCGCATCGCTATACGTAACCGTTTTTCCAAACCATTGGTTTATAACTTCGGCTTTTTTATTCATTTCAAAAACTGCCGAAAAGGTATATTTTTCTTCGTTTGGTCGCAGCGAACATGCATTGTTAGAAAGAATTTCCGGTAACATTGGTACTACTCTATCTACTAAATATACCGATGTTGCGCGCTCGTAAGCTTCGTCATCAAGTTCGTTTCCGGGGGTTACATAATGTGAAACATCTGCAATGTGAATTCCTACCTCGTAGTTGCCG
This region of Aequorivita marisscotiae genomic DNA includes:
- a CDS encoding head GIN domain-containing protein, translated to MKKLIFLFTLCVSVVSFAQQTMEVGDFNEVKVFDLITVKLISASKNEVVVSGTNADYVKFINDNGVLKIRMELEERFDGNSTEVVVYYKNISILDANEGSFIFSEEEIKAPSLELRVQEGAKIAVQISTENLNVKSVSGGIIDAEGTAKRQQVTINSGGVYNAENLICSQSVVSVTAGGYATLFTTDSIDAKVTAGGSIKIYGNPKNVKKKRRAGGKIEIVKSNN
- the rnr gene encoding ribonuclease R, encoding MPRNKRKKKTNKIENLSQTILNILRKDHSQAFNYKQIAAKLQLDDPSSRNQIIKKLKVLQGKGSIQEIDRGKYILTPSQNYYTGKVDIAGRGQGYIIVEDLEDDIYVSSKNLNKALNGDIVEVYVFKRKKGGKTEGEVTKIVERKRTEFVGTIQVQENFAFVEVTDYKMYTDIFIPKNKINGAKNGEKVLVAMEDWPEKADSPFGSVLKVLGMPGEHNTEIHSILAQYGLPYEFPQEVEVFANKIDTSIKESEIKKRRDMRKALTFTIDPKDAKDFDDALSFEILDNGNYEVGIHIADVSHYVTPGNELDDEAYERATSVYLVDRVVPMLPEILSNNACSLRPNEEKYTFSAVFEMNKKAEVINQWFGKTVTYSDARFAYEEAQHVIENPKEEIHKIPSNISITDKEYTVKPEIAQAILQMDAMAKKLRTKRMRAGAISFDKVEVKFILDNKGNPEGVYFKESKDANKMIEEFMLLANRRVAEFIGKQQPKKTFVYRVHDEPDDEKIAALENIIKRFGYKLNTKDRHSTATSMNKLLKDVQGKKEQNLIDTLAIRSMSKAMYTTHNIGHYGLAFDYYTHFTSPIRRYPDVMVHRLLQHYLENGKSAKEEEYEEKCGHSSDMESLATNAERDSIKYMQIKYMQDHKDEAFLGVISGVTEWGIYIEIISNKCEGMVRLQDLQDDRYEFDRDEFAVIGQRTNNIYRLGDEVYVKVKNADLVKKHLDFTMLGHQLESN